The genomic DNA CTGAGTATTTACGTTCAGTTGGTATTAGACAAGATGAAGGATTATCAGAAAAAGATTGGGCTGGAACACGCGTTTATGATCGAAACGGGAATGACTTAACAGATGAAAATCAAAACCTATTACATGCAATCAAATTTGATGCAACCACTAGTTTCTATGAATTTTTTGATAAAGAGACTGGAGAATCAACAGGAGATGAAGGAACCTTCTTTATGACCGCTGGTATTACAGATGTTTCCCGTCTTGTAATTATTTCTGAAACCAAAAATTATCAAGGTGTATACCCACTTAGAACTTTATACCAAGATACTTTTACGTATAGACAGATGGGGAAAGATAAAAACGGAAATGATATTGAAGTTTTCGTAGAAAACAAAGCAACCTCAGGACCAGTTTATGGTCGTCCGCAGCCATACCCCAATAATCGTCCCAGAACACTAGAATTCACGAATGGACGCCGTGCCATGACAGAACAAACAGGCCAGATTGATGTAAATCGACAAGGGGATGAAATTATTGGTAAAACTTCCTTTGATGGGACACCGCAACTTCTTTGGAATGGCACAAAAGTAGTGGATAAAGATGGCAATGACGTAACTTCGGCCAACCAAAACTTTATCAGCTTAGCGAAATTTGACCAAGACAGCAGCAAATATGAATTTTTCAATTTACAAACTGGTGAAACTCGTGGCGACTATGGCTACTTTAAAGTAGGAAATCAAAATAAATTCCGTGCCCATGTTTCCATTGGAACCAATCGCTATGGCGCTGTCTTAGAGTTAACAGAATTGAATGATAATCGTTTTACGTACACACGAATGGGTAAAGATAACGAAGGAAACGATATCCAAGTCTATGTGGAACATGAACCATACCAAGGAACTTTTAATCCTGAATTTACCTTTTAAGAACAAAACATACGAATGGAAACCAAAAAAAGTTTCGACTTCTTTTGGTTTCTCTCTTTTTAAAATAGAAAAACAGAGAAAGCGTTTTAATCGACAAATAAAAAAAGATTCGTTAGATTAGAACCACTGGAGAAAAATCTCATATTTCTCTCGAGGAAAGGAAGTTGAGCACAATGAACAAAAAAAATTTAATGGGGCTATTAAGTGTCGTGACCATTCCATTACTTGCTGCGTGTCAAGGAGGAGAAACACCTTCCGCAGCGTCAAAAAATAGTCAAACGGTGACTACTCAAAGTAGTGCAAAAACTGAAAGCACCAGTACAACCCGTTCGGTGGCTCAAACAACATCAAAAGAGGAAGTGAAAGAACCGATGAAGACCTATGAAGTGGGTGCGCTTTTAGAAGCAGCCAATCAACGAGATACGAAGAAGGTCAAGGAAATTTTACAAGATACTACTTATCAAGTGGATGAAGTCGACACAGAAGGCAATACACCGCTCAATATTGCTGTGCACAATAATGACATTGAGATTGCAAAAGCGTTGATTGATCGGGATGCCGATATTAATCTGCAAAATAGCATTAGTGATAGTCCCTATCTTTATGCGGGAGCGCAAGGACGTACGGAGATTTTAGCGTATATGTTAAAAAATGCGACACCAGATTTAACTAAGCATAACCGTTACGGTGGCAATGCGTTAATTCCGGCAGCTGAAAAAGGACATATTGACAATGTGAAGCTCTTGTTAGAAGATGGACGAGAAGACATAGATTTCCAAAATGACTTTGGCTATACAGCATTGATTGAGGCAGTGGGGTTACGTGAAGGGAACCAACTTTACCAAGATATTGTAAAATTGTTAATGGAAAATGGTGCGGATCAATCCATTAAAGACAATTCTGGTCGAACAGCAATGGACTATGCCAATCAAAAAGGTTATACGGAAATTAGTAAAATTTTAGCACAGTACAACTAAGTATTGTGTCCTTTCGGGAAGGAATAAATACAGGTAGGAGTGAAGGAAAGCATGAATTATTGGTTAAAAAATGTTCGAATTGAAACAGGGTATCAAAAAGAAGGTGACTGGTTATCTGGGACAGTAACCAAAGAAGTGGCAATTGAAGTAACAGATGGAGTATTTACAAAAATCATCCCCAATGAAGAATTGGTAGAAGAACCTGGGTTGACAATTATTGATGGTCACCATCAATTGATTTTACCAGGTTTGATTGAAAAACATTGTCACTTTGATAAAAGTAAACTAGGTGTTCCGTGGTATCCGGTGACGCCAGCGAAGTCAATTGTGGAACGTGTCGAAACAGAAATCCCTTATTTAGATAGTTTAGAACTTTCTTTAACAGAACGCGCCAACCATTTAATTGACTTAGAATTACCACATGGCGCGACAGCCTTCAGAACACATGTCGACGTGGAACCGATGACAGACTTACGTTATTTTGATGAAGTCCAAGCGTTGGCCCAAACGAAACCATTTGCGGTAGAAATTGTCGTCTTTCCACAGCACGGCTTACTGCGTTCAGATTCCGTTGAATTAGTTGATCAAGCATTGGCAAAAGGTGCCGATTTTATTGGTGGCGTGGATCCTTATTCACTAGATGGTGATTACAAAAAATCATTGGCTGAAACATTCCGCTTAGCAGATAAACATGGTGTCGGTGTGGATATTCATTTACATGACCGTCACGAAGCTGGGACAACAACGATTAAAGAAATTATCCGTTTAACGAAAGAATATGGCCTACAAGACAAAGTATTTATCAGCCATGCCTTCGGGTTAAATGATTTCATTGGTGAAGAACGTGACGAAGTTTATGATGCTTTAGCAGCAGAAAAAATTCATATTAATTCCAGCGTGCCAATCACACCTAACACGATTCCGCCAATTATGGAATTGTTACGTCATGGAGTCAATGTCCATCTTGGTTGTGACAATATCTACGA from Enterococcus faecalis includes the following:
- a CDS encoding amidohydrolase family protein, with product MNYWLKNVRIETGYQKEGDWLSGTVTKEVAIEVTDGVFTKIIPNEELVEEPGLTIIDGHHQLILPGLIEKHCHFDKSKLGVPWYPVTPAKSIVERVETEIPYLDSLELSLTERANHLIDLELPHGATAFRTHVDVEPMTDLRYFDEVQALAQTKPFAVEIVVFPQHGLLRSDSVELVDQALAKGADFIGGVDPYSLDGDYKKSLAETFRLADKHGVGVDIHLHDRHEAGTTTIKEIIRLTKEYGLQDKVFISHAFGLNDFIGEERDEVYDALAAEKIHINSSVPITPNTIPPIMELLRHGVNVHLGCDNIYDCWSPYGDGSLQEKLARLGELFNVKDQDALTQLLGLVTDGVTTLDEQGQANWPQVGAEATYLLTEAECAAAFVARQTPVEISVVKGTTLYQK
- a CDS encoding ankyrin repeat domain-containing protein, whose amino-acid sequence is MNKKNLMGLLSVVTIPLLAACQGGETPSAASKNSQTVTTQSSAKTESTSTTRSVAQTTSKEEVKEPMKTYEVGALLEAANQRDTKKVKEILQDTTYQVDEVDTEGNTPLNIAVHNNDIEIAKALIDRDADINLQNSISDSPYLYAGAQGRTEILAYMLKNATPDLTKHNRYGGNALIPAAEKGHIDNVKLLLEDGREDIDFQNDFGYTALIEAVGLREGNQLYQDIVKLLMENGADQSIKDNSGRTAMDYANQKGYTEISKILAQYN
- a CDS encoding DUF4822 domain-containing protein is translated as MKKKIVGTITLLALSALLVGGAGGALTAEAYVPQSVDNPNNLGDLPEYLRSVGIRQDEGLSEKDWAGTRVYDRNGNDLTDENQNLLHAIKFDATTSFYEFFDKETGESTGDEGTFFMTAGITDVSRLVIISETKNYQGVYPLRTLYQDTFTYRQMGKDKNGNDIEVFVENKATSGPVYGRPQPYPNNRPRTLEFTNGRRAMTEQTGQIDVNRQGDEIIGKTSFDGTPQLLWNGTKVVDKDGNDVTSANQNFISLAKFDQDSSKYEFFNLQTGETRGDYGYFKVGNQNKFRAHVSIGTNRYGAVLELTELNDNRFTYTRMGKDNEGNDIQVYVEHEPYQGTFNPEFTF